One region of uncultured Methanolobus sp. genomic DNA includes:
- a CDS encoding exonuclease SbcCD subunit D: MDEIRIIHTGDTHLGYRQYHSDVRRKDFLNAFSAVVDDAVDMGVDAVIHAGDLFDSRNPTLDDILDAMGLFSRLKNADIPLLAIVGNHESKQNTQWLDLYSSMGLVTRLSNEPCLLGDVAIYGIDSVAKTKIPLFDYSVFDGKDTDARYNLLVMHQLVKPFAFGEWDIKEVIDSIPFNIHAVLLGDNHKYEIIKVDDTWVTYPGSTERNSTSEREPRSYNIVTIKDSGIEISKRIIPTREFLFIPVNVVEGPNAIEDVFNAIMEHDIHDKVVFVELSGDVKARLDFSEIEKFLLSRGALVPGIKDQRAGADTLNDPTLKVVFSDPDDVIKEEIRKMNLTSGGLLLDDMIRDSQIAKTRMGDEAELKLGELLEKIDFSNPFPVSVPVDELFSEESGGQELQSISETPISDSETEQVPEVSSQHEEKENAEIENTDDDSSVPKATTGSIESKKQSSSDNKKDEDTPKPRQYNLGDYL; encoded by the coding sequence ATGGATGAGATAAGGATAATCCACACAGGGGATACACATCTTGGATACCGGCAATATCATAGCGATGTACGCCGAAAGGATTTTCTGAATGCTTTTTCTGCTGTGGTGGATGATGCTGTTGATATGGGTGTGGATGCTGTAATACATGCAGGCGACCTGTTTGACTCACGTAATCCCACACTGGATGATATTCTTGATGCAATGGGACTTTTTTCGAGACTAAAAAACGCTGATATTCCACTGCTTGCGATAGTAGGAAACCACGAGAGCAAGCAGAACACCCAGTGGCTTGACCTTTACAGCAGTATGGGACTCGTAACCAGACTCAGTAACGAGCCTTGCCTGCTTGGTGATGTGGCCATTTACGGCATAGATAGTGTAGCTAAAACAAAGATACCTCTTTTTGATTATTCCGTATTCGATGGCAAAGATACTGATGCACGTTATAATCTGCTTGTGATGCACCAGCTCGTAAAACCATTCGCATTTGGTGAATGGGATATAAAAGAAGTCATCGATTCAATTCCTTTTAATATACATGCGGTCCTTCTTGGTGACAATCACAAGTACGAGATCATCAAGGTTGATGACACATGGGTTACCTATCCGGGAAGTACGGAGAGGAACAGCACATCCGAACGCGAGCCCAGATCATATAATATAGTTACAATAAAGGACAGCGGTATTGAGATTAGCAAGAGGATTATTCCTACCCGTGAGTTCCTGTTCATTCCTGTAAATGTGGTTGAAGGACCGAATGCCATTGAAGATGTTTTTAATGCTATTATGGAACACGATATTCATGATAAGGTCGTGTTTGTTGAGCTTTCAGGTGATGTGAAAGCCCGGCTTGATTTTAGTGAAATTGAAAAGTTCCTCCTGTCAAGAGGAGCTCTGGTTCCGGGAATAAAGGACCAGAGAGCAGGTGCCGATACTCTTAATGATCCTACTCTGAAAGTGGTTTTCTCAGACCCTGATGATGTTATCAAGGAAGAGATAAGAAAGATGAATCTCACATCAGGGGGTTTACTTCTTGATGATATGATAAGGGATTCCCAGATAGCCAAGACCAGGATGGGCGATGAGGCGGAACTTAAACTTGGTGAGCTTCTGGAAAAAATAGATTTTTCAAATCCTTTTCCGGTTTCGGTTCCTGTTGATGAACTGTTTTCTGAAGAGTCTGGTGGACAGGAGTTACAGTCTATTAGTGAAACTCCAATTTCCGATTCAGAAACTGAACAAGTTCCTGAAGTTTCCTCTCAGCATGAAGAAAAGGAAAATGCTGAGATTGAAAATACTGACGATGATTCCAGTGTACCAAAAGCTACAACAGGATCAATAGAATCTAAAAAGCAGTCTTCTTCTGATAATAAGAAGGATGAAGATACTCCTAAACCACGACAGTACAATCTGGGTGATTACCTGTGA
- a CDS encoding AAA family ATPase, giving the protein MLKRLKVENIRSYKELDLSFKDGVTVVSGVNGSGKSSLLEACFTGIFGSKTLDKEFVLSDIITKGAIKASILLEFEQNGHNYSIEQSFRNDPEKGRASNTKSVFKRDGEIIFDQATRTYEAVTSLLNMDEEAYRNCVYIRQGEIDVLINSKPKDRQKMIDDLLQLGKLEEYRERASSARVGVGRHQRDNERRIKEMNAEIQLLEDSDPGGRLATLRTRSLQIDEEISSLNEKRDQARSLIDEVTKKLSELSELSSKKAAVQQQIKELEDRKSRSFVSIDTFSKDIRSRKEVLELKKTRVSEIESKLSVDSKEIDFLVAKTDEEERSVRDRLAEVKSKKAVAEKDLLNMGQSVKDADKQVKTLEDGIKDVESRIESVHAETKNHKLKIAELESTRKEIVSKVSSLGFSLEKLENIDDVLDLVNDQQKRFHGQQSELKVKISELRARLEKSKKLLEAGKCPTCGQELKGSCVEQSTVDDDEALVKLESELSELQVQQTETRVEKIKSARSCKSEIDAVLRDIGAEKEAIERDEKRIEEYSLRIKDDEAGIKELLDGQQSLEKALEGTQAAIKQIKQEAESVQKEHASVLEKLGLLREMQKALGESEKMNSEIMQLNDKIKGIQEMVSLFDAQIGEKKQSLADVDKSIGEFDKKELEVLSKKYAAAFENINSMIDELKLEKDEVMKKAGMAENDRKRLYDMKKSLTVLQNKGDFLRAVYSDAENLESMYMRIRAQLRSSNIQTLDKLINEIFTFMYSNNAYSHVTLDADYNLTVFEKDGTALEPKLLSGGERALFNLVLRCAIYRLLSLGNSTHAGEGLPPLIMDEPTVFLDRGHVHQLIKLVDMMRDIGVAQILIVSHDESLIDSADHVFAVEKDPITNNSAIFAR; this is encoded by the coding sequence ATGCTAAAACGCCTGAAAGTTGAGAATATAAGGAGCTACAAAGAGCTTGACCTTTCTTTCAAGGATGGAGTTACTGTAGTTTCAGGTGTAAACGGAAGTGGAAAGTCCAGTCTTCTTGAGGCATGTTTTACAGGCATTTTCGGGAGCAAGACGCTGGATAAGGAATTCGTCCTTTCTGATATCATTACAAAAGGTGCTATCAAGGCATCAATATTGCTTGAATTTGAGCAGAATGGTCATAATTATTCTATAGAGCAATCTTTCAGGAACGATCCTGAAAAAGGGCGTGCTTCCAACACCAAATCAGTTTTTAAGAGAGACGGAGAGATTATATTCGATCAGGCAACCCGGACCTATGAAGCTGTAACTTCACTTCTGAACATGGATGAAGAGGCGTACAGGAACTGTGTTTATATCCGGCAGGGTGAGATCGATGTGCTCATAAATTCCAAGCCAAAAGACCGCCAGAAAATGATAGATGACCTGCTGCAACTTGGAAAACTTGAGGAATACAGAGAGAGAGCTTCAAGTGCAAGGGTTGGTGTAGGAAGGCACCAGAGAGATAATGAAAGACGTATCAAGGAGATGAATGCGGAAATTCAGCTTCTTGAAGATTCAGACCCTGGCGGAAGGCTGGCAACCCTGAGAACAAGGTCTTTGCAGATTGATGAGGAAATCTCTTCCCTGAATGAAAAAAGAGACCAGGCACGCAGTCTTATTGATGAGGTCACAAAAAAGTTGTCAGAATTAAGTGAACTTTCATCTAAGAAAGCTGCTGTTCAGCAGCAGATAAAGGAACTTGAAGACCGTAAGTCCCGTTCTTTTGTTTCGATTGATACTTTTTCAAAGGATATTCGTTCACGAAAGGAAGTTCTGGAACTGAAAAAAACACGTGTTTCTGAGATCGAATCAAAACTTTCTGTTGATTCAAAGGAAATAGATTTCCTTGTAGCTAAAACAGATGAGGAGGAGCGCTCTGTTCGTGACAGGCTGGCTGAAGTTAAGAGTAAGAAAGCTGTTGCTGAGAAAGACCTTCTAAATATGGGCCAATCAGTAAAAGATGCTGACAAACAGGTAAAGACTCTTGAGGATGGAATAAAGGATGTGGAATCCAGAATAGAATCCGTTCATGCCGAAACTAAAAATCATAAACTTAAGATCGCTGAACTTGAGAGTACTCGTAAGGAGATAGTCTCTAAAGTTTCTTCCCTTGGATTCAGTCTTGAAAAACTTGAAAATATTGATGATGTGCTCGATCTTGTAAATGACCAGCAGAAAAGGTTTCATGGTCAGCAGTCTGAACTGAAGGTTAAGATATCGGAATTGAGAGCCCGGCTTGAAAAATCAAAAAAGCTGCTGGAAGCCGGAAAATGTCCTACTTGTGGTCAGGAACTGAAAGGTTCCTGTGTGGAACAGTCCACAGTTGATGATGATGAGGCGCTGGTAAAGCTGGAATCTGAACTTTCAGAGTTGCAGGTCCAGCAAACCGAAACAAGGGTTGAGAAGATAAAGTCCGCAAGGAGCTGCAAGTCTGAGATTGATGCTGTTCTCCGGGATATTGGAGCTGAAAAGGAAGCAATTGAACGTGATGAAAAAAGAATTGAGGAGTACAGCCTCCGCATAAAGGATGATGAGGCTGGAATTAAGGAATTACTGGATGGTCAGCAATCTCTGGAGAAAGCTCTTGAAGGAACTCAGGCTGCAATCAAGCAGATTAAGCAAGAAGCGGAGTCTGTGCAGAAAGAGCATGCTTCAGTGCTTGAAAAACTTGGTTTGCTCAGGGAAATGCAGAAAGCTCTGGGGGAGTCAGAGAAGATGAACTCTGAGATTATGCAACTGAATGACAAGATAAAAGGCATTCAGGAAATGGTCTCTTTATTTGATGCTCAGATTGGTGAAAAGAAGCAGTCACTTGCGGATGTTGATAAGAGTATTGGTGAGTTCGATAAGAAGGAACTGGAAGTCCTGAGTAAGAAATATGCTGCTGCTTTTGAGAATATCAATTCCATGATCGATGAGCTAAAGCTTGAAAAAGATGAGGTTATGAAGAAGGCTGGTATGGCTGAGAATGACCGCAAGCGGCTTTATGATATGAAAAAGAGTCTTACTGTGCTTCAGAATAAAGGTGATTTCCTGCGGGCTGTGTACTCAGATGCGGAGAACCTTGAGAGTATGTATATGCGTATTAGGGCTCAGCTGCGCTCGAGTAATATCCAGACACTTGATAAACTTATCAATGAGATCTTCACATTCATGTATTCCAATAACGCGTATTCTCATGTTACTCTGGATGCTGATTACAACCTGACTGTCTTTGAGAAGGATGGAACTGCTCTTGAACCTAAACTTCTCAGCGGTGGAGAGAGGGCACTATTTAATCTGGTGCTCCGTTGCGCAATCTATCGCCTGCTGTCACTTGGAAATTCCACTCATGCAGGGGAAGGACTTCCTCCACTGATTATGGATGAACCAACTGTTTTTCTTGATAGAGGGCATGTGCACCAGCTCATTAAACTTGTAGACATGATGAGGGATATTGGAGTTGCACAGATTCTCATTGTATCTCATGATGAATCGCTGATTGATTCTGCGGATCATGTGTTTGCAGTTGAAAAAGATCCTATTACAAATAATTCTGCCATATTTGCCCGGTAA
- the smc gene encoding chromosome segregation protein SMC, which yields MHIKELEFINFKSFGKKVKIPFFDGFTTISGPNGSGKSNIVDGILFVLGLSSSRTLRAEKLTDLIYNGEGSKKPDFAQVTIRFDNKDREMPFDADEISITRKIRETDSGYYSYFYFNGKAVSLGDVHTYLAKARVTPEGYNVVMQGDVTRIINMTPVERRKIIDEIAGVAEFDNKRDRALSELEIVRERVERVDIIIEEVGQQLAKLKTERDQALKYQSLKEEKMKFEGFVLLAKLKDARVELTNVAGDIEAKDEVLAKLEVDLEARRVSVDELEQELEEMTLNIQRMGEDEQIQVKKDIEGIRGEVSRCVDSIEISEKDMEDVESRRRKAFVEIDEIKGKLEELDSKISEETMRKESILAEMSERKTERMLLQSKIADVDAKFAQTRDELSKLKSRLEEVKNEKNELMRQEDRLLDSQRRKSVEARDIESEIADAKSKAESSGSDTKSVEYDIDKLNEKIDALTKDMDDLEFTRSQLKVIVKEFEDELRKHENDYARIEVRVRAAEDHSRYSKAVDMVMNEKKHHGLPGIYGTIAELGSVDQKYSNALGIAAGGRMQAVVVENDEDASRAISFLKQRRGGRATFLPLNKMEARRPYKNLSDREGVIGYAIDLIDFDSKFEAAFWYVFRDTLIVDTLTNARRLMGGLRMVTLEGEVIEKSGAMVGGSQQQKSGLSFAASEKDKLVKIAEKITELDSKRSNAIKKLDQVEGHVAQINREIHEHDKEISKKQMQLEEISGRGERLDQLIEAKSHELEEIEEARKQLRDEMDATLTKKQEQEELVVSLEKDIGVLEGKLEGSEVPELNRQAEQLDEEVRRLDGRVRDIDSTLNALNLDRDYASNKIEENRELIKSMDEKKNTHKQRVSDLKDKITELEESLKEKQQREMELADELKELQQERSELHDKHLAMKKEFDKFKVRFDEGNRQMMALKATKEALDEQVTELDEEIQRRGIEETEEVPNYETVRTRIASIEKAMERLEPVNMRAIDEYDEVESRLDELVSRRDTLSTEREQILERIEQYEQLKKDTFMETYNGINEPFREIFHELSDGIGELVLDNYDDPFAGGLTLKAQPKEKTLQRLEAMSGGEKSLTALSFVFAIQQYRPAPFYAFDEIDMFLDGANAGRVAQRVKKAVKNAQFIVVSLRKPMIEAAERTIGVAMQENNITSITGVKLR from the coding sequence GTGCATATCAAGGAACTTGAGTTTATAAACTTCAAATCCTTCGGGAAAAAGGTAAAGATACCTTTTTTTGATGGTTTCACTACCATATCCGGTCCGAATGGCAGTGGTAAATCCAACATAGTAGACGGTATTCTCTTTGTGCTGGGACTTTCCAGTTCAAGAACCTTAAGAGCTGAAAAGCTCACTGACCTTATCTATAATGGTGAAGGCTCCAAAAAACCTGATTTTGCCCAGGTTACTATTCGTTTTGATAATAAGGACCGTGAAATGCCTTTTGATGCAGATGAGATATCCATCACAAGAAAGATCAGGGAAACAGATTCCGGATATTACAGTTATTTCTATTTTAATGGCAAGGCAGTAAGCCTCGGTGATGTTCATACTTATCTTGCTAAAGCCCGTGTAACTCCTGAAGGTTACAATGTTGTGATGCAGGGAGACGTTACACGCATTATAAATATGACTCCCGTTGAGAGGCGTAAGATCATAGATGAGATTGCCGGAGTTGCTGAATTTGACAATAAAAGAGACCGTGCGCTCAGCGAACTTGAGATAGTTCGTGAAAGGGTGGAAAGGGTCGACATAATAATAGAAGAGGTAGGTCAGCAGCTCGCAAAATTAAAGACCGAGCGTGACCAGGCTCTCAAATACCAGTCCCTGAAAGAAGAGAAAATGAAGTTTGAAGGCTTTGTTTTGCTGGCAAAGCTTAAGGATGCCCGGGTTGAGCTCACAAACGTTGCCGGTGATATCGAGGCAAAAGATGAAGTTCTTGCCAAACTGGAAGTTGACCTTGAAGCCAGGAGAGTTTCTGTGGATGAACTTGAGCAGGAACTTGAGGAAATGACTCTCAATATCCAGAGAATGGGTGAGGATGAGCAGATCCAGGTCAAGAAAGACATAGAAGGCATCCGCGGTGAAGTTTCCAGATGCGTGGATTCCATTGAGATCTCAGAAAAAGATATGGAAGATGTTGAATCCAGAAGAAGAAAGGCCTTTGTGGAGATCGATGAGATCAAAGGCAAGCTTGAGGAACTGGATTCCAAAATATCTGAAGAGACAATGCGTAAGGAAAGCATCCTTGCTGAGATGTCCGAGCGCAAAACAGAGCGCATGCTCCTGCAAAGCAAGATCGCTGATGTTGATGCTAAATTCGCGCAGACTCGTGATGAGCTAAGCAAGCTCAAATCCCGTCTTGAAGAAGTGAAGAATGAGAAGAACGAGCTCATGCGTCAGGAAGACCGCCTGCTCGATTCTCAGAGAAGAAAGTCAGTTGAAGCAAGGGATATTGAAAGTGAGATCGCTGATGCGAAGTCTAAAGCGGAATCTTCAGGAAGCGACACTAAATCCGTAGAATATGATATTGATAAACTTAATGAGAAGATCGATGCCCTGACAAAGGACATGGATGATCTTGAGTTCACACGTTCCCAGTTAAAAGTTATTGTAAAAGAATTTGAAGACGAGCTTCGAAAGCATGAGAACGATTATGCAAGAATCGAAGTTCGTGTTAGAGCCGCAGAGGACCACAGCAGGTATTCTAAAGCTGTAGACATGGTGATGAACGAGAAAAAGCATCACGGCCTGCCGGGAATATATGGTACTATTGCAGAACTCGGTAGCGTTGACCAGAAGTATTCAAATGCTCTGGGGATTGCTGCCGGTGGGCGTATGCAGGCAGTTGTTGTTGAAAATGATGAGGATGCATCACGAGCTATCTCTTTTCTGAAGCAAAGGCGCGGAGGTAGGGCAACTTTCCTTCCTTTGAACAAAATGGAAGCTCGCAGGCCGTACAAGAATCTTTCTGACAGGGAAGGTGTAATTGGTTATGCAATAGACCTCATAGATTTTGACAGTAAATTCGAGGCTGCATTCTGGTATGTTTTCAGGGATACCCTGATCGTTGACACTCTTACCAATGCACGTCGCCTGATGGGTGGCTTAAGAATGGTCACACTTGAAGGTGAAGTTATTGAAAAGAGCGGTGCAATGGTGGGAGGTTCCCAGCAGCAGAAATCCGGTCTTTCATTTGCAGCATCTGAAAAAGATAAACTTGTGAAGATCGCTGAAAAGATAACTGAGCTTGATTCCAAACGCAGCAATGCTATCAAGAAACTTGATCAGGTTGAAGGTCATGTGGCACAGATCAACCGCGAGATCCACGAGCATGACAAGGAGATTTCCAAGAAGCAGATGCAGCTTGAAGAGATATCTGGCAGAGGCGAGCGTCTTGATCAGTTGATTGAGGCCAAGAGCCATGAACTTGAAGAGATCGAGGAAGCCCGCAAGCAGCTCAGGGACGAAATGGATGCAACACTCACAAAGAAGCAGGAGCAGGAAGAACTTGTTGTTTCGCTTGAAAAGGACATTGGAGTCCTGGAAGGGAAACTGGAAGGCTCCGAAGTTCCTGAACTCAACAGGCAGGCTGAGCAGCTTGATGAAGAGGTCAGGCGCCTGGATGGTCGTGTGAGAGATATTGATTCCACTCTTAATGCCCTGAACCTTGACCGCGATTATGCATCTAATAAGATTGAGGAGAACAGGGAACTCATCAAATCCATGGATGAGAAGAAGAACACTCACAAGCAGCGTGTTTCTGATTTGAAGGATAAGATCACTGAACTTGAAGAATCGCTCAAGGAAAAGCAGCAGCGTGAAATGGAACTTGCTGATGAGCTTAAAGAATTGCAGCAGGAACGTTCTGAGCTTCATGATAAGCACCTTGCCATGAAGAAAGAATTTGATAAGTTCAAGGTTAGATTCGACGAAGGCAACAGGCAGATGATGGCTCTTAAAGCAACAAAGGAAGCCCTTGATGAACAGGTTACTGAGCTCGATGAAGAGATTCAGAGGCGTGGAATTGAGGAAACTGAAGAGGTTCCTAATTATGAGACTGTGCGCACAAGAATTGCTTCTATTGAAAAGGCAATGGAACGTCTTGAGCCAGTGAACATGCGTGCCATTGACGAATATGACGAAGTCGAATCAAGGCTTGATGAACTTGTGAGCAGGCGTGATACGCTTTCTACTGAAAGGGAACAGATCCTTGAGCGCATCGAACAGTACGAGCAGCTCAAAAAAGACACTTTCATGGAAACTTACAATGGTATCAACGAGCCATTCAGGGAAATCTTCCACGAGCTTTCTGATGGAATTGGAGAGCTTGTTCTTGATAATTATGATGACCCTTTTGCAGGTGGTCTTACACTTAAGGCACAGCCAAAGGAAAAGACCCTGCAGCGTCTTGAAGCCATGTCAGGAGGGGAAAAGAGTTTGACTGCGCTTTCATTTGTTTTCGCTATCCAGCAGTACAGGCCGGCACCTTTCTATGCATTCGATGAGATCGACATGTTCCTTGATGGAGCAAATGCCGGAAGGGTTGCACAGCGTGTGAAAAAGGCAGTTAAAAATGCACAGTTTATTGTTGTGTCCCTGAGAAAACCAATGATCGAAGCGGCAGAGCGCACAATCGGTGTTGCAATGCAGGAAAATAACATTACAAGTATAACGGGAGTGAAATTACGTTGA
- a CDS encoding ScpA family protein has protein sequence MNEIAEDMEMVQAVDIAKIADVSLPCTIDQEFVDTLRSLGVDESLLEFPEDVLSEPVEILMNLAKDGAINPWDIDIVNVTDMFLERIEVMQMLDLRLSGRTLLYAAILLRMKSTGIVQEEEEDDHFDMFDTELDFYEVDEYPVPKLPIRRRATRPVTLQELIVELRKAEKVETRRKDRSVHRKLEEKSAVTTDDVLGIAHEEDILGRVRDMGEMLEKSFEDCEFVILSDLMTDDRSENIMTYVSLLFLATEKKVWLAQKELFGELYVYPCDEACNIVNVTEAV, from the coding sequence TTGAACGAAATAGCAGAGGATATGGAAATGGTTCAGGCAGTCGATATTGCCAAGATAGCTGATGTTTCGTTACCATGCACCATTGACCAGGAGTTTGTTGATACTCTGAGAAGCCTGGGTGTGGATGAATCCCTTCTGGAGTTCCCGGAAGATGTCCTCAGCGAACCTGTTGAGATTCTCATGAACCTTGCAAAGGACGGTGCTATCAATCCCTGGGACATTGATATTGTAAACGTCACTGACATGTTCCTTGAGCGCATCGAGGTCATGCAGATGCTTGACCTGCGTTTGTCCGGCAGGACTCTCCTTTATGCAGCTATCCTCTTGAGAATGAAATCCACCGGGATCGTTCAGGAAGAAGAGGAAGATGACCACTTTGATATGTTTGATACTGAGCTGGATTTCTACGAAGTTGACGAATATCCGGTTCCAAAACTCCCAATAAGGCGCAGGGCCACCCGTCCCGTTACGCTTCAGGAGCTTATCGTTGAATTGCGCAAGGCTGAGAAAGTGGAAACCCGGAGGAAAGACCGCAGTGTTCACCGCAAACTTGAGGAAAAGTCAGCAGTTACCACTGATGACGTTCTTGGGATTGCCCACGAAGAGGACATTCTCGGGCGTGTCAGGGATATGGGTGAAATGCTGGAAAAATCCTTTGAAGACTGCGAATTTGTTATCCTTTCAGATCTTATGACTGATGACAGGTCTGAGAATATCATGACCTATGTTTCATTGCTGTTCCTTGCAACCGAAAAGAAAGTCTGGCTTGCCCAGAAGGAACTTTTCGGCGAATTATATGTATATCCATGCGACGAAGCTTGTAATATTGTAAATGTAACTGAGGCTGTTTAA
- the scpB gene encoding SMC-Scp complex subunit ScpB, translated as MSDKEVIEAALFAAGGALDATTLGKLIGKNKTKAIPVALELVKEYAERETGLEVLDLGERYVMQVKPKYTDAVRPLAPKELSAPMLRTLSMIAYHQPLVQSDLVDMRGNSAYDHIRELKERGFVEALPHGRTKILQTTSLFADYFGLESNDPEIVKKKIIELSRLQSGQSGLNKWLGRRFIGVTPMYESLMQLCGIKEYKVINAYDPTESELEELEDVYKLIISKGYLEKVSKYYDGEIIEVSSTTFDDLIDSIKLLENVWVEDTSTSSIESITELKERYVSRALVISKKVQPATEMVARIVSDLRLGVSATGIVIAPDYGQSSEGVEISEGADILIPTHKGMEGDLIERVCSKYDAVIDGLKKLEDD; from the coding sequence ATGAGTGACAAGGAAGTTATTGAAGCAGCTCTTTTTGCTGCCGGTGGTGCACTTGATGCTACAACCCTTGGTAAACTGATCGGTAAAAACAAAACTAAAGCTATTCCTGTTGCCCTTGAACTTGTAAAAGAATATGCTGAGAGGGAAACAGGTCTTGAGGTTCTGGACCTTGGTGAACGTTATGTTATGCAGGTCAAGCCCAAATATACTGATGCGGTTCGACCTCTTGCTCCAAAGGAATTGAGTGCACCGATGTTGCGCACACTTTCCATGATAGCCTATCACCAGCCGCTTGTGCAGTCTGATCTTGTTGATATGAGGGGTAACTCTGCTTACGATCATATCAGGGAGTTGAAGGAAAGAGGTTTTGTTGAAGCGCTTCCCCACGGAAGAACGAAGATTCTGCAGACTACTTCATTATTTGCGGATTATTTCGGTCTGGAATCAAATGACCCTGAAATTGTTAAAAAGAAGATTATCGAACTTTCACGTCTCCAGAGTGGGCAGAGTGGTCTTAACAAGTGGCTTGGAAGACGGTTCATCGGTGTTACTCCGATGTATGAGTCTCTTATGCAGTTATGCGGCATAAAAGAATACAAAGTGATCAATGCCTATGATCCGACTGAATCTGAACTGGAAGAGCTTGAAGATGTTTACAAGCTGATTATTTCAAAAGGCTATCTTGAGAAGGTCAGTAAGTATTATGACGGGGAGATTATAGAGGTTAGTTCCACTACATTCGATGATCTTATTGATTCTATTAAATTGCTCGAAAATGTCTGGGTTGAGGATACATCAACTTCAAGCATTGAGTCCATAACTGAGCTTAAGGAGCGCTATGTATCCAGGGCTCTTGTGATAAGTAAAAAAGTCCAGCCAGCCACTGAGATGGTTGCGCGCATCGTCAGCGACCTGCGCCTTGGAGTATCTGCTACCGGGATTGTTATTGCCCCTGACTACGGTCAATCAAGTGAGGGCGTTGAGATTTCAGAAGGTGCTGACATTTTGATACCCACACATAAAGGCATGGAAGGGGACTTAATAGAAAGAGTTTGCAGCAAATATGATGCTGTTATTGATGGTCTCAAAAAGTTAGAAGATGACTGA
- a CDS encoding TATA-box-binding protein yields MSDYNIKIENVVASTKLAEEFDLTKIEAEFEGAEYNKQKFPGLVYRVSDPKAAFLVFTSGKVVCTGAKNVDDVHTVIGNMAKKLNGIGIKTIEDPDITVQNIVASADLRAVLNLNAIAIGLGLENIEYEPEQFPGLVYRIDDPKVVVLIFSSGKLVVTGGKSPENCEQGVEVVRQQLDSMGLL; encoded by the coding sequence ATGTCAGATTACAACATCAAAATTGAAAATGTGGTCGCATCTACCAAGCTTGCTGAGGAGTTCGATCTTACTAAAATAGAAGCTGAATTCGAGGGCGCGGAATATAACAAACAGAAATTTCCCGGTCTTGTCTACCGTGTTTCTGACCCAAAAGCCGCATTTCTGGTATTTACTTCCGGTAAAGTAGTATGTACCGGTGCAAAGAATGTGGATGATGTTCACACTGTCATAGGCAATATGGCTAAGAAGCTTAATGGCATCGGCATCAAAACTATCGAAGACCCTGACATCACAGTGCAGAACATTGTTGCGTCAGCAGACCTTCGGGCAGTCCTGAACCTCAATGCAATTGCTATCGGACTTGGTCTTGAGAACATTGAATACGAACCAGAGCAGTTCCCTGGTCTTGTTTACCGCATTGACGATCCTAAGGTCGTAGTACTTATTTTCAGTTCCGGAAAGCTTGTGGTCACCGGCGGCAAATCACCTGAGAATTGTGAACAGGGTGTTGAAGTCGTAAGGCAGCAGCTTGACAGCATGGGTCTGCTTTAA